One part of the Scatophagus argus isolate fScaArg1 chromosome 12, fScaArg1.pri, whole genome shotgun sequence genome encodes these proteins:
- the trmt112 gene encoding multifunctional methyltransferase subunit TRM112-like protein yields the protein MKLLTHNMLTSHVKGVTKGYPLLIKATEVKVNEIEFNPQFVSRMIPKLEWSALVQAAEGLGQRQDLPSELVPDYEKNEDFLKKVHRVLLEVEVMEGCLQCPESGREFPISRGIPNMLLNEDEA from the exons ATGAAGCTACTCACGCACAACATGTTGACATCTCACGTGAAGGGAGTCACGAAAGGATACCCGCTGCTCATCAAG GCAACTGAAGTGAAGGTTAATGAGATTGAGTTCAACCCCCAGTTTGTCAGCCGAATGATCCCCAAACTGGAGTGGAGCGCTCTGGTCCAGGCTGCAGAGGGG TTGGGTCAGCGGCAAGACCTGCCAAGTGAGCTGGTGCCAGATTATGAGAAAAACGAAGACTTCCTGAAGAAAGTGCACAGAGTACTATTAGAG gtggaggtgatggagggCTGTCTGCAGTGTCCTGAATCAGGACGGGAGTTCCCGATCTCCAGAGGAATCCCCAACATGCTGCTGAACGAAGACGAGGCGTAA
- the atg2a gene encoding autophagy-related protein 2 homolog A → MSRWLFPWSGSIKKRACRYLLQHYLGHFLQERLSLDQLGLDLYNGSGVIKEINLDVWAVNELLESLGAPLEIVDGFVSSIAVTIPWQALLTDHCTLEVSGLQITCRPKYRTGGSWDSQGWSSSMTSSMQLAQECLKDPPETSEEPPAQLEGLEMFAQTIETVLRRIKVTFIDTIVRIEHQPLDLETDVALEVHIKRLEYFDEAVRDPASQTAVPVDIHQPPAFLHKILQLTAVQLFYDSSGTVQGPPEEERPESAMTSEEEEEEEEEEVDADEGEDKMGRPQTSPPCPPSQPLLIGSCSGFIETTVKIKQNDMLPGPKLELDGKVGCVHMLLSPDQITHLTDLLAALCIDTEPEAKCGGVHNRPLDSDDLRMIEEDLSKQLGSSPRDREWDPEPTLEPYVTSLENGEMFYSMGPAGMTSSVTSVRSGSELSDSDMESSTHSIASFTQPAALSAQGMVNCSRRYPVAGCLSSLPQASSRTRGRSHSGQAEQLKPDALLRLTLGGLTLTLLQEDPPSQSDSALSLAQVSQAFFRELAFFKDSMFSERDLHHLRGGFAKACPHSHLRVTGAAVQVACEMRSGRRHSRAVTSDLSFSRLELLECLWEDGKPQYSELLQFQKAGMFTVGAAARPCAQLHYGLTEKHLRRGKQRVVRRESVVRVELAELSAELDLDVLSRLGSLSKAFSHCPTQTAGPGLIQTQTSELCSSFTLLSPHAVLRLRFPIPDLRPISKRRPPTQRAVRQETLVLELTELELKHQEAPGLQSEQTAPGQPWAPCLTQLLEASFTDLHGSYEGWEGGSFPCIRVKKNRDVLPRISVRVRGGEAQDPAAGLDGMNLGLIRDLGAAFFESHCELNDKSSSPFSSNRTMFETEEMVIPADPEEMNQFQAQCVAQCQCAVDINLPLTYILLPSKQAFQSIYNRINNDLLMWEPPPPSAHSPDHSRHHCDEFQLCKSAFRLDSDSEEDEPHFYLASESAGRTQQSASRPNHNLSLLSLTVIIGKGRLQARTDRKEDQSHGEIILDLEGGKMFSVAQHQNNPNLNFLCLESKRVELYHRAVVKNTPIPQRLEMPKFTPPKHLDPTIYPTEVGVSSVSGREGEPQMLSTAIKITLDPQRSVKEFLVALRLQGATMRHYMTQTNHSWHEQLVDFLDVIDDPILGYTAPAVITVLHTHLATCAVDYRPLYLPLRLLFTAESFSLSSNIIVDTATFHLRFILDDSALYLSDKCETDTVDLRRDYVCILDIDLLELAITTWKGSNTGKLSQPLFELRCSNNVVHLHTCADSCAALVNMLQYLVSQGDLHPPPRHTSPTEIAGQKLPLSESPAFGLPCPPAETAEINQYDLADALIDTEKSHREESLDPGSPSMPRGSPVSVYLFPGEASKCGPSILQGEDSELDGLVATATEAQADMMSDRGSEGSTDNDDFCILEAPGMGIPPKDGEPVVTVLSTGPIKVKDSHFSRPRGSSDLLRAPSRFPVPQSRVVLREISVVWHLYGGKDFGGKPISIHAQHASRGRSVPAGVRGSPSRSVSSSRPQNSWRWAGGSGRQHTLLMEIQLTKVSFQHESYPVAVVGQDGEGSMAAGVGVSPGGEQPLSRQVFIVQELEVRDRLASSQINKFLYLYTSESMPRRAHSNMLTVKALQVCPESGLGGPECCLRISLLPLRLNIDQDALFFLKDFFSNLASFVNPYLPVDPATEAKADPSQKASEESESASGLGPDLTASVETTYSEQSSSSAGSSSSSDQPIYFREFRFTSEVPIWLDYHGKHVVIEQGTFAGILIGLAQLNCSELKLKRLCCRHGLLGVDKVIQYAVTEWLADIRKNQLPGILGGVGPMHSVVQLFHGVRDLFWLPIEQYRKDGRIIRGLQRGAASFGTSTASAALELSNRLVQAIQATAETVYDILSPTPPLNRFAITEGRAPSSRPRRAAQPADLREGVAKAYDTVREGVIDTAQTLCDVASRGHEQKGLPGAVGGVLRQIPPTVVRPLIVASEATSNLLGGMRNQIKPDARKEDFLKWRMEDGQE, encoded by the exons G GCGGTCAATGAGCTTCTGGAGTCTCTTGGAGCTCCTCTGGAGATAGTGGATGGCTTTGTGAGCAGCATAGCCGTGACCATACCCTGGCAAGCTCTCCTGACTGATCACTGTACCTTAGAAGTTTCTGGTCTTCAGATAACATGTCGACCCAAATATCGCACTG GTGGGAGTTGGGACTCCCAGGGCTGGTCATCAAGCATGACTTCCAGCATGCAGCTGGCTCAGGAGTGCCTGAAGGACCCCCCGGAGACATCCGAGGAGCCACCTGCCCAGCTGGAAGGGCTTGAGATGTTTGCACAGACCATTGAGACGG TCCTTCGTCGTATTAAAGTTACCTTCATAGACACTATTGTTCGCATTGAGCACCAGCCCCTGGACCTGGAAACAGACGTTGCCTTAGAAGTGCACATCAAGCG GCTGGAATACTTTGACGAGGCAGTTCGAGATCCTGCCAGCCAGACTGCTGTACCTGTTGACATCCACCAGCCGCCTGCCTTCCTGCACAAGATCCTCCAGCTGACGGCTGTACAGCTGTTCTACGACAGCTCCGGCACAGTGCAG GGTCCTCCTGAGGAGGAACGCCCAGAATCAGCCATGacaagtgaagaagaagaagaagaggaagaagaagaagtagatgCAGATGAGGGAGAGGATAAAATGGGGAGGCCCCAAACATCCCCTCCCTGTCCTCCATCACAGCCACTGCTCATAGGAAGCTGCTCCGGTTTCATAGAGACCACCGTCAAGATCAAACAGAATGACATGCTGCCTGGACCAAag TTGGAGTTGGATGGGAAGGTGGGCTGTGTTCACATGCTGCTGTCTCCAGATCAAATCACCCATCTTACAGACCTGCTGGCAGCCCTCTGCATTGACACTG AACCAGAGGCCAAGTGTGGTGGAGTACACAACCGTCCGTTAGACTCAGATGACCTGCGTATGATTGAAGAGGACCTCAGTAAGCAGCTGGGCTCCAGTCCTAGAGACAGGGAGTGGGATCCTGAGCCAACCCTGGAGCCCTACGTCACCAGCCTGGAGAATGGAG aaatgttttactcCATGGGTCCTGCTGGGATGACCAGTAGTGTGACATCTGTGCGCTCTGGCAGTGAGTTGTCAGACAGTGATATGGAGTCTTCCACACACAGTATAGCCAGCTTCACACAGCCTGCAGCACTGTCTGCACAG GGCATGGTGAACTGTTCCAGGAGATATCCTGTAGCGGGCTGCCTGTCGAGTCTACCCCAGGCAAGCAGCCGGACCAGAG GACGTTCGCACAGCGGCCAGGCTGAACAGCTGAAGCCCGATGCGTTGTTGCGACTGACCCTTGGTGGGCTCACTCTAACCCTGCTGCAGGAGGACCCGCCCTCTCAGTCTGACAGCGCCTTGTCGTTGGCTCAGGTGTCTCAGGCGTTCTTCCGGGAGCTGGCCTTCTTTAAGGACAGCATGTTCAGTGAAAGAGACTTACACCATCTGAGAGGTGGCTTTGCCAAGGCCTGCCCACATTCCCATCTCAG AGTGACAGGAGCAGCAGTACAGGTTGCCTGTGAGATGCGGAGCGGGAGACGCCATAGTCGggctgtgacctctgacctttcctTCAGCAGACTGGAGCTGTTGGAGTGCCTCTGGGAAGATGGAAAGCCCCAGTATAGCGAG TTGCTTCAGTTCCAGAAAGCTGGTATGTTCACAGTTGGAGCTGCAGCCAGACCATGTGCCCAGCTACACTACGGCCTCACTGAAAAACACCTGCGCAGG GGAAAACAGCGGGTGGTGCGGCGGGAAAGTGTAGTGCGGGTGGAGTTGGCAGAGCTGAGCGCCGAGCTGGACCTAGACGTCCTGAGTCGACTGGGGAGCCTGAGCAAAGCCTTCAGCCACTGTCCCACACAGACTGCTGGACCTGGACTCATACAG aCCCAGACGAGTGAGCTGTGCTcctccttcaccctcctctccccccaCGCTGTCCTCAGGCTGCGCTTCCCCATACCTGACCTGCGGCCCATCTCTAAGCGTCGACCACCGACCCAGAGGGCAGTGCGACAAGAGACCTTAGTGCTGGAGCTGACGGAGCTAGAACTGAAGCATCAGGAGGCCCCGGGCCTTCAAAGCGAGCAGACTGCCCCGGGACAGCCGTGGGCTCCCTGCCTCACCCAGCTGCTGGAGGCCTCCTTCACTGACCTGCATg GATCATACGAGGGCTGGGAGGGTGGCTCTTTCCCCTGTATCAGAGTGAAGAAGAACCGTGATGTTCTGCCCAG GATATCGGTGCGTGTGCGTGGGGGTGAGGCTCAGGACCCGGCAGCAGGTCTGGATGGGATGAACTTGGGCCTCATCAGGGACCTCGGGGCTGCCTTCTTTGAAAGTCACTGTGAACTCAACGACAAAAGCAGCTCTCCGTTCTCCTCCAACCGCACCATGTTTGAGACTGAGGAG ATGGTGATTCCGGCCGACCCAGAGGAGATGAATCAGTTTCAGGCGCAGTGTGTTGCTCAGTGTCAGTGTGCTGTGGACATCAACCTGCCACTGACTTACATCCTGCTGCCCAGCAAACAGGCCTTCCAGAGCATCTATAACAG GATCAATAATGATCTGTTGATGTGGGAGCCTCCTCCCCCCTCAGCCCACAGCCCCGACCACAGCCGCCATCACTGCGATGAGTTCCAGTTATGCAAGTCGGCCTTTAGACTGG ACTCCGATTCAGAAGAGGACGAGCCTCACTTCTACTTGGCCAGTGAATCAGCTGGAAGGACTCAACAGTCAGCTTCTCGTCCCAACCACAATTTgagcctcctctctctcactgtgatTATCGGCAAAGGTCGCCTCCAAGCCAGAACAGACAGGAAG GAGGACCAGAGTCATGGCGAAATTATACTGGACCTGGAAGGGGGGAAGATGTTCAGTGTGGCTCAGCACCAGAACAACCCCAATCTCAATTTCCTGTGTCTGGAGAGCAAACGAGTGGAGCTCTACCATAGAG CTGTGGTGAAAAACACCCCCATCCCACAGCGGTTAGAGATGCCCAAATTCACTCCCCCAAAGCACTTGGACCCCACCATCTACCCCACAGAGGTGGGCGTGAGCAGCGTGAGCGGCAGGGAGGGAGAGCCACAGATGTTGTCCACAGCCATTAAAATTACGCTGGACCCACAGAGGAGTGTCAAG GAGTTCCTGGTTGCTCTTCGACTTCAAGGTGCCACAATGCGACATTACATGACGCAGACCAATCACAGCTGGCACGAGCAG CTGGTTGACTTCCTGGATGTCATTGATGATCCCATTCTGGGATACACAGCACCAGCTGTCATCACTgtcctccacacacacctcGCTACCTGTGCTGTCGACTACAG aCCTTTGTATCTTCCACTGCGATTGTTGTTCACAGCAGAgtccttctctctgtccagtAACATCATTGTAGACACTGCCACTTTCCACCTCAG ATTCATCCTGGATGACTCTGCTCTCTACCTCTCTGACAAATGTGAGACTGACACCGTGGACTTGAGGAGAG acTACGTGTGTATTCTGGACATTGACCTACTGGAGCTCGCCATCACCACGTGGAAAGGGAGCAATACGGGCAAGCTG TCTCAGCCTCTCTTTGAGCTCCGTTGTTCCAACAATGTGGTCCACCTTCATACCTGTGCTGACTCCTGCGCTGCCCTGGTCAATATGCTGCAGTACCTGGTCTCCCAGGGTGACCTGCACCCCCCTCCACGACACACCTCACCCACTGAAATCGCTGGACAGAAATTACCC CTGTCAGAAAGTCCTGCGTTTGGGCTGCCCTGCCCTCCAGCTGAGACCGCTGAGATCAACCAGTATGACCTGGCTGATGCCTTAATTGACACAGAGAAGAGCCACCGAGAAGAGAGTTTAGATCCAG GGTCACCCTCCATGCCAAGGGGCTCGCCTGTCTCCGTCTACCTGTTCCCTGGTGAAGCCTCAAAGTGTGGCCCCTCCATCCTGCAGGGTGAGGACTCTGAGCTTGATGGACTGGTTGCCACAGCAACAGAGGCACAGGCAGATATGATGTCAGACAGAGGCTCTGAGGGCTCCACTGACAACGATGATTTCTGCATCTTGGAGGCTCCCGGCATGGGCATTCCT CCTAAGGATGGGGAGCCCGTGGTGACGGTGCTGTCAACGGGGCCCATCAAGGTGAAGGACAGTCACTTTTCCAGGCCTCGAGGCAGCTCAGACCTGCTCCGAGCCCCCAGCCGCTTCCCGGTGCCCCAGAGCAGGGTGGTGCTACGGGAGATCTCTGTGGTGTGGCATCTCTATGGGGGCAAGGACTTTGGTGGCAAACCTATATCTATACATGCCCAGCACGCAagcag GGGACGTTCAGTCCCTGCTGGTGTGCGTGGGTCCCCGTCTCGCTCCGTCTCTTCCTCCCGGCCCCAGAACTCTTGGCGCTGGGCTGGAGGCAGTGGGCGTCAGCACACACTGCTGATGGAGATCCAGCTCACCAAG GTGTCCTTTCAGCATGAGTCTTACCCGGTGGCAGTAGTGGGGCAAGATGGGGAGGGGTCAATGGCAGCTGGGGTCGGGGTCAGCCCTGGAGGCGAACAGCCCCTCTCCAGACAGGTTTTCATTGTCCAGGAGCTGGAGGTTCGGGACCGACTGGCCTCTTCACAAATCAACAAATTCCTTTACCTCTACACCAGCGAGAGTATGCCACGCCGAGCCCACTCCAACATG ctGACAGTGAAGGCCCTGCAGGTGTGTCCCGAGTCTGGACTCGGTGGTCCAGAGTGCTGTCTTCGGATCAGCCTGCTGCCACTAAGACTTAACATTGACCAG GACGCACTGTTTTTCTTGAAGGACTTTTTCAGTAATCTAGCTTCCTTTGTTAACCCTTACCTACCTGTGGACCCTGCAACTGAAG cgAAGGCAGACCCTTCCCAGAAGGCGTCTGAGGAGTCAGAGTCAGCTTCTGGTCTGGGACCTGACCTCACAGCCTCTGTGGAAACTACCTACAGCGAGCAgagctcctcctctgctggctccagctcctcctccgaCCAGCCGATCTACTTCCG GGAATTTCGTTTCACCTCTGAAGTGCCTATCTGGCTGGACTATCATGGCAAACATGTTGTCATTGAACAG GGAACATTTGCAGGCATTCTGATCGGTCTGGCCCAGTTAAACTGCTCTGAGTTGAAGCTGAAGAGGCTCTGCTGCCGACATGG TCTCCTTGGTGTGGACAAAGTAATCCAGTACGCCGTCACTGAGTGGCTGGCAGACATCAGGAAGAATCAGCTGCCGGGCATTCTGGGAGGTGTTGGCCCTATGCACTCGGTTGTCCAGCTGT TCCATGGAGTGAGGGATCTCTTCTGGTTGCCCATAGAGCAGTACAGGAAGGATGGGCGCATCATTCGCGGTCTCCAGAGAGGGGCAGCGTCCTTTGGCACCTCCACAGCATCAGCTGCTCTGGAGCTCAGCAACAGGCTGGTCCAGGCCATTCAG GCCACAGCAGAGACGGTGTACGACATCCTGTCTCCAACTCCCCCTTTAAACCGCTTCGCCATCACAGAAGGCCGGGCCCCCTCTAGCCGGCCTCGCAGGGCGGCTCAGCCTGCAGACCTCCGAGAGGGTGTGGCCAAGGCATACGACACCGTCAGAGAG GGAGTGATTGACACGGCCCAGACCTTGTGCGATGTAGCATCCCGTGGCCACGAACAGAAGGGTCTGCCTGGTGCTGTTGGCGGCGTCTTACGGCAGATCCCACCCACCGTGGTCCGACCTTTAATAGTGGCCTCTGAAGCCACCTCCAATCTGCTTGGTGGCATGCGGAACCAGATCAAGCCAGACGCCCGGAAGGAGGATTTCCTGAAGTGGCGCATGGAGGACGGCCAAGAATGA
- the tgfb5 gene encoding transforming growth factor beta-2 proprotein, translating to MWLPRLALLLLLLRFSGVLLVEGINTCQSINLDKQKSRRIEAVRGQILSKLRIRSPPDEDEDPPPGTVPPEVMLLYNSTRELLKERARLAESACERESSEEDYYAKEVQRIDMLPPRTDTNVVQPAAPNPHYRVVHFDVSGVDLTNSTLVKAEFRIFRAPNPQARASEQRVEIYQLLKPDEESTSTQRYIDSRTVQPKAKGAWISVEVTETIKDWVSDPENNLGLKLGVHCPCCTFVPSTNNIVPNKSEELEALFAGLDDERLRQIRKPGQVKGQADFSTKTPHLILTVLPSDRVDNPAKKNRKKRAAATDTTTCSRGSDQGCCLRSLYIDFRRDLNWKWIHEPKGYKANFCAGNCPYLWSANNHYNMILPLYNKMNPEASASPCCVPQDLEPLTIMYFIGRTPRVEQLSNMVVKSCKCR from the exons ATGTGGCTCCCCCGCCTCgcgctcctgctgctgctcctccggTTCTCCGGTGTGCTGCTGGTGGAGGGGATCAACACGTGCCAGTCCATCAACCTGGACAAGCAGAAGTCCCGTCGCATCGAGGCGGTCCGCGGACAGATCCTCAGTAAGCTCCGCATCCGCAGCCCGCCGGATGAAGACGAGGACCCGCCGCCCGGCACGGTGCCCCCGGAGGTCATGCTGCTCTACAACAGCACGCgggagctgctgaaggagcgCGCGCGACTGGCCGAGTCCGCGTGCGAGCGCGAGAGCAGCGAGGAGGACTATTACGCCAAAGAGGTGCAGAGGATTGACATGCTGCCCCCCCGCACCGACACAA ATGTTGTGCAGCCAGCGGCCCCAAATCCCCACTACAGAGTGGTCCACTTTGACGTCAGCGGAGTGGACCTGACCAACAGCACCCTGGTCAAAGCTGAGTTCAGGATCTTCAGAGCTCCCAACCCACAAGCCCGGGCCTCAGAGCAAAGAGTAGAGATCTATCAG cttcTGAAGCCAGATGAAGAGAGCACCTCCACTCAACGTTACATCGACTCCCGCACCGTTCAGCCGAAGGCGAAGGGAGCCTGGATCTCTGTGGAGGTCACCGAAACCATTAAGGACTGGGTGTCAGATCCAG AGAACAATCTTGGACTGAAGTTGGGCGTCCACTGTCCCTGCTGTACCTTTGTCCCCTCCACCAACAACATTGTTCCCAACAAGAGTGAGGAGCTGGAGGCTCTCTTTGCAG GCCTGGATGATGAGAGGCTTCGCCAGATAAGAAAGCCTGGTCAGGTTAAAGGCCAGGCAGATTTCAGCACCAAGACGCCACACCTCATCCTCACCGTGTTGCCCAGTGACAGAGTGGACAACCCTGCCAAGAAGAACCGCAAGAAGAGAGCAGCCGCCACAGACACCACAACCTGCTCCCG TGGCTCCGACCAGGGCTGCTGCCTGCGCTCACTCTACATTGACTTCAGGCGTGACCTCAACTGGAAATGGATTCACGAGCCCAAAGGTTACAAAGCCAACTTCTGTGCCGGGAACTGTCCTTACCTCTGGAGTGCCAACAACCACTATAACATG ATCCTGCCCCTGTACAACAAGATGAACCCCGAGGCCTCTGCCTCGCCCTGCTGTGTTCCTCAGGACCTGGAGCCCCTCACTATTATGTACTTCATAGGCCGCACCCCACGTGTTGAGCAACTCTCCAACATGGTCGTCAAATCCTGCAAGTGCCGCTGA